The segment ACACTATTTAGCTTTTCTTCGCACTCGCTGACTACTGTGCCGAGTTCTGCGATTTTTGCCTTGTTTGCGTCAAGTTCGGCTTTTAGGGCTTTCGTGTCGCCACCATTTCGCGCGATTACGCCCATTTCTTTGCTTTTGGCGTTTTGCACGGCTTGCAAATTTTCCAAATTTGTCTTTTTTTCTTTTAACTCATTATAAGCATCAAGTAGGCTTTTTAGCGTGTCTGCGGGGACTTTTTTGGCGATTAGTTTTTTATTAAATTCGTCAAAATTTGTTTCGATTAGTCGTAAATTTATCATATCTTTCTCCGTGAAATAAAAATTTTTGGATTTTAGCGAAATTTTACTTTAAAAATATAAAGTGGGCAAATTTAAGCGAAATTTTATAATATCTAAAAATTTTTAGTGTTATTTTAAGCTAAATTCTGTAATATTACGAAACTAAAATTTTTCACAAGGAGCAAATATGAAATTTAAAATTTTATCCCTTCTAACCTGCGCCGCAACAGCGTCATTTGCGCACTTTGGCGTAGTTTTGGCAGATAGTGATACTATCGAAGATGAGAGCAAAAACAAGCTAAATTTAGTTTATGAATTCACTCACCCTTTCGAGCAAAATCGCATGAATTTAGAAATTCCAAATGTGGCTGAAATTTGGATAAATGGCGAGAAAAAGCCGTTTTTGCAAAATTTAAAAGCGCAGAAAGAGGGCGAAAACGCTTATTTCACAGCCGAATTTGAGGTAAAAGAACCGGGCGTTTATCAATTTTACTTCGATCCTAAGCCATATTTCGAACCAGCCGAGGGAAAATTTATCCGCCACCAAAGCAAAACCATAATCGACGCTTACGGATATGGCGAGGGCTGGGACGAGCCAGTGGGGCTAAAAGCCGAAATCGTGCCACTTACGCGCCCGTTTGGCCTGTATGCGGGAAACTCATTTTGCGGGACAGTATTATACAAAAATACCCCAGCTAAGGGCGTAGAAGTCGAGGTCGAATACTACAACAAATCCGCCCTAAAAGCCCCTAGCGAGGACCATATCACGCAGGTTGTAAAGACTAATGCAAACGGGGAATTTTGCTTTACGATGCCTCTATCTGGGCATTGGGGCTTTGCGGCGTTAATAGACGATGACGAAAAAATCGCGCACGAGGGCAAGGAATATGGCGTCGAGCTTGGCGCGGTGCTTTGGGTGCAGACCAAAGACTACGAAAAATAGGGATTTGCGCGTGAAATTCAGCATAAAATTTGGAGCGAAATTTAGTATGAATTTAAGCAAGAAATTTGGCATAAATTTTACCTATAAATTTAGCTCAAATTTGAGCTAAATTTCATTTAAAATTACGAAATTTAGGACATTAAATGCACATTAGCGAAGGCGTTTTACCAAGCGAAATTTTAATCTCAGGCTGGGCGATAAGTGCGCCCGTGGTGGCGTATCTCGCATACCGCTTAAAAGTGGAGAAAATCCCGCAAGTAGCGTGCATGAGCGCGATTTTTTTCATCGCTTCATTTATCCATTTGCCAGTGGGCGCAAGCTCCGTGCATTTGATTTTGGGCGGATTAATCGGCGCAGTATTGGGTGCTGACGCGATTTTAGCGATATTTGTGGGGCTCATGCTTCAAGGGGTTTTCTTTGGCTTTGGTGGGATTACGATTTTGGGTGTAAATACCGCAATCATCGGCTTTCCAGCCGTTTTGGGCGCAGTGTTTGTGCGTGCGTGGCGAAATGCTAAAATGCCCACCACGACGGCATTTTTCCTAGCAGGAGCGGTGCCGATACTCATCTCGACGCTACTTTTGGATTTAATCCTTTTTGCTAGTGGCAAGGAATTTTACACAATCATCACGCTAATCTCGCTAGAATCGGCAGTTTTGGCGGTTTTGGAGGGGATTATCGCGCTGTTTGCGCTGAAATTTATCGTGCGCGTAAAAAAGGAAATTTTGCTATGAAAAGGCTCATTTTTGCGCTGTTTGCGTTAGCTTTGGCAAATACTGCCCTGGCTCACTCGCTCAAAGTTTTCGCCAGCCAAGACGGGGAAAATGTGCGCATAAAAAGCTTTTTTTACGGCAATTCGCCCTGCCAAAACTGCGATGTGAAAATCAGCCAAAACGGCGCAGTATTACTGGAATCAAAAACCGATAAAACTGGCGTTTTAAACCTAGATTTGGGCGCTGGGGAATACGAAATCGAAATTTACGGCGGCGCAGGTCATGCGAAAAAAATAAATTTTAAAGTGGAAAATGCGGTGGAAAATTCGCAAAATTTGCAAAGCCAAAATTTAGATCAAAATTCTAGCGAAATTTTGCAAAATTCGCTTGAACCAAAAAATTCATCAAACCAAAATTTATTAAATTTTGCGCTTAGTTTGGCTATAATTCTCGCGATTTTTGGCGCACTCTACGCCATAAAAAAACGCAAATAAGGATCAAAAATCAAAACTTTTAACCCCTGCCAAAACGCCGCAATTAGCCTACTTTGCTTTGTGATTTATAGCTTTTTTGTCGCACTTGGGGGCAAAATTTATCTTAGCTATTTTTTGCCAGTTTTGGCTCTTTTGGTGCTAAATTTCGCCGATTTTAAAGAGATTTTTAAAAAACTTGCGATTTTAAATATTTTTGTATTTTTTATGATACTAAGCGCGCTAATAGCGCAAAATTCGCACTTTGCACTGCTTGTGTTTTTTCGAGCAAATTTGATTATGCTTTTTGCAATTTTGATTTTTTGGAAGAGAGACGAGTATTTTTTGGCACGCGGGGTGCGAAATTTAGGGCTTGGGGATAAAATTTCATCTATTTTTTATTTTTGCGTGAAATTTATCGCGTTTTTGCGTGCGGAGTTAGAACGCCAAAAAACCGTGCTTTTGGTGCGTGGATTTATGGCGAAAAGTTCGATTTTTAGCTACAAAACCTACGCAAACTGCGTCGCGCTACTGATTTTAGGGGCGTTAGGCAGGGCAGAAAATCTGCAAAATGCCCTGATTACGCGCGGATTTAGCGGGAAATTTTTCTTCGCCAAAGAGAAATTTGGCGCACTTGAAATCGGATTTTTATTTTTTGTATTAATTTGCCTTTTTGCAAGGCTTGGAGAGATGATTTGAGCTGTTCGGTAAAACTTAGAAATTTAAGCGCGAAAATGGGCGAGAGAGCCCTTTTTGCGGGGCTAAATTTAGATGTCGCGCACAAGGAAAA is part of the Campylobacter sp. VBCF_01 NA2 genome and harbors:
- a CDS encoding DUF4198 domain-containing protein, whose product is MKFKILSLLTCAATASFAHFGVVLADSDTIEDESKNKLNLVYEFTHPFEQNRMNLEIPNVAEIWINGEKKPFLQNLKAQKEGENAYFTAEFEVKEPGVYQFYFDPKPYFEPAEGKFIRHQSKTIIDAYGYGEGWDEPVGLKAEIVPLTRPFGLYAGNSFCGTVLYKNTPAKGVEVEVEYYNKSALKAPSEDHITQVVKTNANGEFCFTMPLSGHWGFAALIDDDEKIAHEGKEYGVELGAVLWVQTKDYEK
- a CDS encoding energy-coupling factor transporter transmembrane component T translates to MIYSFFVALGGKIYLSYFLPVLALLVLNFADFKEIFKKLAILNIFVFFMILSALIAQNSHFALLVFFRANLIMLFAILIFWKRDEYFLARGVRNLGLGDKISSIFYFCVKFIAFLRAELERQKTVLLVRGFMAKSSIFSYKTYANCVALLILGALGRAENLQNALITRGFSGKFFFAKEKFGALEIGFLFFVLICLFARLGEMI
- the cbiM gene encoding cobalt transporter CbiM encodes the protein MHISEGVLPSEILISGWAISAPVVAYLAYRLKVEKIPQVACMSAIFFIASFIHLPVGASSVHLILGGLIGAVLGADAILAIFVGLMLQGVFFGFGGITILGVNTAIIGFPAVLGAVFVRAWRNAKMPTTTAFFLAGAVPILISTLLLDLILFASGKEFYTIITLISLESAVLAVLEGIIALFALKFIVRVKKEILL